CCGCCTCATTCCAAAGTCATGAAGAAGGGTTTGAGCACCAAAATGTGATGCCAAACGTCGCACCGCCTGAGGATCTGAAATCTGAGCAGGAAATCGCACAAGGCATGCAGCACCTTCTGCCGCCCCGCTTTCGCGATAAATTTATTCAGGCCAGCCCGATTGAGATGCGCCCAGTTAAATTCCATAACCCACTAAAAGGCGAAGTGGACGAGCCAGTGCGACACGTCTGGTGCCGTGCCAGCAGCCCGCTACCGGACGATAAACGTATTCACCAATATCTGCTCGGCTATACGTCTGACTGCAATTTCCTACTCACCGCCTTGCAGCCTCACGGCGTTGGCTTTTTGGAACCGGGTATGCAAGTCGCCACAATCGATCACTCTATGTGGTTCCATCGTGATTTCCGGCTGGATGACTGGCTGTTATATACCGTAGAAAGCACGTCTGCATCCGGTGCCCGTGGTTTCGTTCGTGGGCAATTCTATACCCGGGAAGGCGTGCTGGTTGCATCCAGCGTGCAGGAAGGCGTCATACGTCGCCGCCAGCCGTAAAACCTGCGGCAGCCTCGTAACGTAAAAGACTACCGCCGAAAGAGGTGGTTTAAAGCTGACAATAGTTTAAAGCTGACAATAGTTTAAAGCTGACAATAGTTTAAAGCTGATAATAAAACAGGCGTGGAGTTTCCCCACGCCTGCTTACTGTACTCACACGATTTTACTGATTAATTTACGCGATCTTATTGGTTGTAAGCACTCTCGCCGTGGCTGTTGACGTCCAGACCTTCGCGCTCTTGATCTTCAGGTACACGCAGACCAACAACCATATCCGCGATCTTGAAGGCGACAAATGCCACCACGCCAGACCACACCAGACAAATAATCACGCTGAAAAGTTGTACCCAAACTTGGTGTGCCATCGTCACGCCTTCCGCATAGCCAGTACCACCCAGTGATGCTGAGGTAAATACGCCAGTCAGGATACAGCCAACGATACCGCACACGCCGTGAACACCGAACACATCGCACGGGTCATCCACACGCAGCCATCTTTTCAGTACCGTCACGCCCCACAGACCTGCAACGCCACCGGCCAGACCGATGATCAGTGCACCGCCGACGCCAACCGTACCCGCTGCAGGCGTGATTGCCACCAGACCAGCGATACAACCAGAGCATGCGCCCAGAAGAGAAGGTTTACCACGTACCATCCACTCACCGCCAACCCATGCTAGAATTGCAGCAGCAGTCGCGACAACGGTGTTCAGGAAAGCCAGAGCGGCGATACCGTTCGCAGCACCGGCAGAACCGGCATTGAAACCAAACCAGCCGATGTACAGAATCGCCGTACCGATAAATACCATTGGCAGGTTATGCGGTTTGAAGGCTTCTTTGCCAAAACCAGCACGTTTACCCAGCAGGTAAGCCCCCACCAACCCAGCAACCGCGGCGTTGATGTGAACCACCGTACCACCAGCGAAGTCCAGCGCACCATCCGCAGCCAGATAGCCACCGCCCCATACCATGTGCGTCATCGGCAAATAGGAGAACGTCAGCCACAGCGCAACGAAGATCAGCACCGCAGAGAAACGAATACGCTCAGCAATCGCCCCGACAATCAGCGCGACGGTGATGCAGGCAAAGGAAGCCTGATAGGCCACATGTACAAATTGATAATAGGTGCCGCTGATGGACTCAATCCCGATGCCTTTCAGCATAAAGGTGCTGAAACCACCGAAGAAAGCATTCCCTTCACTGAACGCCAGGCTATATCCGTAAACCACCCACAGGATACAAACCATCGCGAACGTTACGCTCACCTGTGTCATCATGGACAGAACGTTCTTAGAACGAATCAGGCCGCCGTAAAACAGTGCAATGCCGGGTATAGTCATAAAGAGTACCAGCGCGGTACAAATCATAATAAAAGCGTTATCCGCTTTATCAATCGTCGGTGTCGCAGCCATTGCCCAAGACGGGAGTAATGCCGCCACACCGAGACCTAATGAAGAGAGTCGTTTTTTCATTTTCATGCATCCCTATTTACGTATCTACGCTAGGTTTTGTTAAAGTGCAGCTTCGTCAGTTTCACCCGTACGAATACGGATAACTCTTTGCAACTCGGCGACAAAAATTTTGCCGTCACCAATTTTCCCGGTATACGCGGCTTTGCTGATGACATCGATCACTTCATCCAGTTGATCGTCTGCAATTGCGATATCAATTTTTACCTTGGGTAAAAAGTTAACGCTGTACTCCGCGCCGCGATATAGCTCCGCGTGCCCTTTCTGACGACCAAATCCTTTCACCTCAGTGACGGTGAGTCCCTGGATGCCAACAGAAGATAACGCTTCACGTACATCTTCCAGCTTGAATGGTTTTATCACCACAGTAACCAGTTTCATTTATCTTCCCCCTAGCCATTACGTTCAGGCTTTCGCCCGTCACTTGTTCGATTACATGCTCTATGAAGTCGGTCTACGTCATGACTAAAGCAAAGAGTGTGCCATAAATGATTTATCTGACATAAATCAGGAAAGAGAACGCGATTAACGATAAGAAAGGGCAAAAAGAAAACAGTATGGGAAAGAAATGCAGGAAGATTTGGGCAAAAATTGCACCAATACAGTGCGTAAAGAGTGTTTTTAGTGCAACTCGGGGGAAAACCAGAATCACGATGCTTATTGATGGTGCGAAGCCACGAATAGACTGTCGGTCTGCACCACACAAGGCGGTGCAGACCGAGATACTATCCCAGATCAGTCTCAGTGCGCAGAACAAGCCTCAGTGCTGGTGGCTGCAAGATCCTCTCCGGCGAGCTGCAATTGATACATTTGATAATAACGCCCCTGCTGTTGCAGCAGTTGCTCATGCGTTCCCCGCTCAACGGTTTGCCCATGATGGAGCACCATAATCGTGTCAGCCTCAACGATAGTGGAAAGCCGATGGGCGATAATAATCAAGGTTGTCTGTTCCCTGATAATGCGCAGCGCCTTTTGCACCGCCTGCTCCGTACCTGAGTCAATATTAGCCGTCGCTTCATCGAGAATCAGGATTTTAGGCGTTTGCACCAGTACCCGCGCAATCGCCAACAGCTGCTTTTGTCCGGTAGACAGGTTATTCCCCTGCTCGCCAATGCGCGTATGCAATCCTTCAGGAAAAGCCCGAACCAGTTCAGCAAGCTGAACTACTTCCAGCACGCGCCAGACGGCCTCTTCGCTGATATCACGCCCCAGCGTTACATTCACAAACATGGATTCCGCCAGCACAACTGGATCCTGTTGCACCATTGCCACATTTTGGCGCAACACCGCATGGGAGAGCGTCGACAGCGGGCGGCCATCCAGCCGAATCTCACCCTCATCCGGCGCGTAATACCCCATAAGCAAACTGGCTAGCGTACTTTTCCCACTACCGGTATGTCCGACCAGCGCGACGAATCCGCGCTCTGGTATCGTCAGAGAAATATTCTGTAGCACGCGTTTTTCTGTGCCATATGAGAAAGAAACCTCGTCAATATCGACGCGCCCAGTCGCCAGAGGACGCTCATCATCACCGTAGCTCTGCTTTTTGCCATCCATCAATTCAAAGATGCGTTCACCAGCGACGACTGCCTGCTGCAACATGGACTGCTGGGTCGTCAGTTCAATCAGCGGTTCATTCAGACGGCCCAAATAGTTGATAAACGCGTACAAGACTCCAACGCCCACCGACCCAATTGAGCTGAAACCAAATTGGATTAACAAACCACACAGCACCATCGCAGCAAACAGGCTCAGCAGCGGCCGCAACAGGAAACCTTCCAGACGCAAGGCCTTCATCCGCGCTTCATAATGTTCATAACTGGCTGCGCCCAGTTTCTTGCCAAAGCGAGCCTGCTGACGAAACTGCTGAATAACGCCCATGCCATTAATTACTTCATTGAAACCATCATTAATGTCGGCCAGATAGCTCCGCACCTTGCGCACAATCGGCGTACTAAAACGATGGTACAGCACCATGACCGTCGCAACCGCAGGGAAAATCATCAACGCAACCAGCGCCATCTGCCAGTTCAGACTGAACATCGCCACCAGCATGGCACCCACCAGCGCCGCACTGCGTAATACCGTTGACACCACCATGACGTACAGATCTTTAACCACCTCAGTATCATTGGTGACGCGTGAAATCAGTTGCCCAACAGGTTGTGTATCAAATGTACTCAGTGGCTGGCGCAACGCCGCGTCCATCACATCAATACGCAGTTGCTGAACAACACCGACCGCGACTCGGTTAAACAGCAGCGTCTGAAAATAGTGCAGCGAGGCCGCCAGAATTTGCAGCAGGATATAGGCCATTGCCAAGCCAGCCGCAATCGCCAGCGGAAACTGGCCTTTTGCCACCAGATCGTCAATAAAATAGCTTACCAACACGGGGCCTGAGACTTCAGCGATTGCGGCAATCCACAGCATCAGGACCCCCTGTAACAGCGGTTTCCGCCAGGGTGAACCATAGGCTAGCAGACGTTTCAGGGTTGGCCAAAACTGTTGAGGTCTATTCATTTTTCGATCCTTCCAACTGCGGCACATCATCCAGCGCCGCCTCCAACTGTTGATAACGGTACATATCCCGATACCAGCCAGGTTGTGCCGCCAGCGTTCGGTGTGTGCCACGCTGCACCGTTTGTCCTTGCTGCAACACCACGATTTCATTCGCTTCGGTTAGGGCTGACAGGCGATGTGCGCTGATGATCAGCGTCCGTTTTTCGCCCCACGTTTTGAGATTCTGCAAAATCTGGTGCTCCGTTCGCCCATCAACCGCAGACAGCGCATCGTCCAGCACCAGAATTTCAGCATCCAGCAGTAAAGCTCGGGCAATCGCGATCCGCTGTTTTTGACCGCCTGATAACATTACGCCGCGCTCTCCAACTTCAGTCTGGTAACGCTGAGGCAAACGCAGAATGTCGTCATGAACGCTGGCAAGCCGCGCCGCCTGTTCAATCTGTTGTTGGGTAGCATCAGGCCGACCCAGTGCGATGTTTCGTGCCACCGTATCGGAAAACAAAAAGGGCATTTGCCCCACAACGGCAAAACGGCTCCGAAGTTCATCCAACCGAATCGCGCTCAATGAACGATCGTGATAACGAATCTCTCCCGACTGAGCATCGAAATGACGCAATATCAACGCCAGCAGCGTACTTTTACCCGATCCTGTCGGCCCACATAGCCCCAGCATATTGCCCGGCGCCAGCGTAAACTGAATATGTTGTAAAGCATCACGAGTAGTATCTGGGTAGCGAAACGCGGAGATATTCACGTCCAGCACGCCCCGCTCGGCAGGCAAGGATTCCTCACCGTCTTTCACCACGAGATCTTCCGCGAGCAGCTGTCGAATACGGCTATATGCCGCGCTACCACGCTCAACAATATTAAACATCCAGGCCAGCGCCAACATCGGCCAGATCATTAACCCCAGATACATGACGAAGCTGGTCAACAAGCCTAACGTCAGCGAACCGTTAATCACCATCCAACTGCCGCCGCCAATCGCCAGCAAATTCGACAGCCCAACGGCAATATAAATGGTGGGATCGAAGCGGGCATCAACGCGAGCGACGTGCATGTTTTTAGCCCCCGCATCCGCCGCAACCTGTGCAAAACGCGCGGACTGATAGTTTTCCAATCCGAAGGCTTTAATCATCCGAATGCTGGTCAAACCTTCCTGCGCCTGATCGTTAAGTGAGGAAAACGCCGCCTGTGCGGATTTAAAGCGGTTATGCAGTTGGGTGCCGTAGCGTTTGATGAAAATCGCCATGATCGGCATCGGAAGCAGCGCTAGCAGGGTCAGTTCCCAACTAATTTGAGTACACATGACAACCAGCACGGCGCAACCCATCACCATTGAATCGACCAGCGTCAACACACCTTCTCCGGCGGCAAAGACCACGCGATCGACATCGTTAGTCGCTCGCGCCATCAGATCG
This genomic interval from Pectobacterium aquaticum contains the following:
- the amtB gene encoding ammonium transporter AmtB, with the translated sequence MKKRLSSLGLGVAALLPSWAMAATPTIDKADNAFIMICTALVLFMTIPGIALFYGGLIRSKNVLSMMTQVSVTFAMVCILWVVYGYSLAFSEGNAFFGGFSTFMLKGIGIESISGTYYQFVHVAYQASFACITVALIVGAIAERIRFSAVLIFVALWLTFSYLPMTHMVWGGGYLAADGALDFAGGTVVHINAAVAGLVGAYLLGKRAGFGKEAFKPHNLPMVFIGTAILYIGWFGFNAGSAGAANGIAALAFLNTVVATAAAILAWVGGEWMVRGKPSLLGACSGCIAGLVAITPAAGTVGVGGALIIGLAGGVAGLWGVTVLKRWLRVDDPCDVFGVHGVCGIVGCILTGVFTSASLGGTGYAEGVTMAHQVWVQLFSVIICLVWSGVVAFVAFKIADMVVGLRVPEDQEREGLDVNSHGESAYNQ
- the tesB gene encoding acyl-CoA thioesterase II, which produces MSQSLQHLLDLLHLEKLEEGLFRGQSDDLGLRQVFGGQVVGQAMSAAKQTVPVERNIHSFHSYFLLPGDSQKPIIYDVENLRDGNSFSARRVRAIQNGRPIFYMTASFQSHEEGFEHQNVMPNVAPPEDLKSEQEIAQGMQHLLPPRFRDKFIQASPIEMRPVKFHNPLKGEVDEPVRHVWCRASSPLPDDKRIHQYLLGYTSDCNFLLTALQPHGVGFLEPGMQVATIDHSMWFHRDFRLDDWLLYTVESTSASGARGFVRGQFYTREGVLVASSVQEGVIRRRQP
- a CDS encoding SmdB family multidrug efflux ABC transporter permease/ATP-binding protein, with protein sequence MNRPQQFWPTLKRLLAYGSPWRKPLLQGVLMLWIAAIAEVSGPVLVSYFIDDLVAKGQFPLAIAAGLAMAYILLQILAASLHYFQTLLFNRVAVGVVQQLRIDVMDAALRQPLSTFDTQPVGQLISRVTNDTEVVKDLYVMVVSTVLRSAALVGAMLVAMFSLNWQMALVALMIFPAVATVMVLYHRFSTPIVRKVRSYLADINDGFNEVINGMGVIQQFRQQARFGKKLGAASYEHYEARMKALRLEGFLLRPLLSLFAAMVLCGLLIQFGFSSIGSVGVGVLYAFINYLGRLNEPLIELTTQQSMLQQAVVAGERIFELMDGKKQSYGDDERPLATGRVDIDEVSFSYGTEKRVLQNISLTIPERGFVALVGHTGSGKSTLASLLMGYYAPDEGEIRLDGRPLSTLSHAVLRQNVAMVQQDPVVLAESMFVNVTLGRDISEEAVWRVLEVVQLAELVRAFPEGLHTRIGEQGNNLSTGQKQLLAIARVLVQTPKILILDEATANIDSGTEQAVQKALRIIREQTTLIIIAHRLSTIVEADTIMVLHHGQTVERGTHEQLLQQQGRYYQMYQLQLAGEDLAATSTEACSAH
- a CDS encoding SmdA family multidrug ABC transporter permease/ATP-binding protein, whose product is MRLFAQLSWYFRREWRRYLGAITLLIAIAILQLLPPKLVGVIVDGVTQHGMSMTEMMKWIGVMLLTAVMVYLLRYVWRVFLFGASYQLAVELREDFYRQLSRQHPAFYQRHRTGDLMARATNDVDRVVFAAGEGVLTLVDSMVMGCAVLVVMCTQISWELTLLALLPMPIMAIFIKRYGTQLHNRFKSAQAAFSSLNDQAQEGLTSIRMIKAFGLENYQSARFAQVAADAGAKNMHVARVDARFDPTIYIAVGLSNLLAIGGGSWMVINGSLTLGLLTSFVMYLGLMIWPMLALAWMFNIVERGSAAYSRIRQLLAEDLVVKDGEESLPAERGVLDVNISAFRYPDTTRDALQHIQFTLAPGNMLGLCGPTGSGKSTLLALILRHFDAQSGEIRYHDRSLSAIRLDELRSRFAVVGQMPFLFSDTVARNIALGRPDATQQQIEQAARLASVHDDILRLPQRYQTEVGERGVMLSGGQKQRIAIARALLLDAEILVLDDALSAVDGRTEHQILQNLKTWGEKRTLIISAHRLSALTEANEIVVLQQGQTVQRGTHRTLAAQPGWYRDMYRYQQLEAALDDVPQLEGSKNE
- the glnK gene encoding P-II family nitrogen regulator, translated to MKLVTVVIKPFKLEDVREALSSVGIQGLTVTEVKGFGRQKGHAELYRGAEYSVNFLPKVKIDIAIADDQLDEVIDVISKAAYTGKIGDGKIFVAELQRVIRIRTGETDEAAL